The Ruania alba genome window below encodes:
- a CDS encoding NAD(P)/FAD-dependent oxidoreductase: MSIPSQAAVVIIGAGIVGNAVARHLTDLGQRDILILDKGPLPDPGGSTGHASNFVFPVDHSREITELTTDSMRQYAELGVLTTCGGIEVARSAERHQELRRRMSSAQSWGVEAELIDPHRIKELSPWIREDLLRAGFHTPSGAIVDAVRAGELMRARAVAQGASVASGTEVLGIDTVAGPDGRARVTGVRTDRGDVACETVIVACGVWSPAVAALAGARIPLTPMVHQMMDLGPIPQLAATSEWISYPLVRDMDEKMYERQRGANLQVGSYAHRPLVHRPTEIPALGKARRARRRGCRSPTTTSPRSWPPPTSCSGSCSTSRASPVRMRSTACSQ; encoded by the coding sequence ATGAGCATCCCGTCACAGGCCGCCGTCGTGATCATCGGCGCCGGCATCGTGGGCAACGCGGTGGCCCGGCATCTCACCGATCTCGGGCAGCGGGACATCCTGATCCTCGACAAGGGCCCGCTGCCCGATCCCGGCGGCTCCACGGGACACGCCTCGAACTTCGTCTTCCCCGTCGACCACTCCCGCGAGATCACCGAGCTGACCACCGACTCGATGCGCCAGTACGCCGAGCTCGGCGTCCTCACCACCTGCGGCGGCATCGAGGTGGCTCGCTCCGCCGAACGACACCAGGAGCTGCGGCGCCGGATGTCCTCGGCGCAGTCCTGGGGTGTGGAGGCGGAGCTGATCGACCCCCATCGGATCAAGGAGCTCTCGCCGTGGATCCGCGAGGATCTGCTACGGGCGGGTTTCCACACGCCCTCCGGTGCGATCGTGGACGCGGTGCGCGCCGGAGAGCTGATGCGCGCCCGCGCCGTCGCACAGGGCGCGTCCGTCGCATCCGGGACCGAGGTGCTCGGTATCGACACCGTCGCGGGACCGGACGGGCGAGCACGCGTGACCGGGGTGCGCACCGACCGCGGCGACGTCGCCTGCGAGACCGTGATCGTCGCCTGCGGCGTGTGGAGCCCCGCAGTGGCCGCGCTGGCCGGTGCGCGCATCCCCCTCACCCCGATGGTGCACCAGATGATGGACCTGGGGCCGATTCCGCAGCTCGCCGCGACCAGTGAGTGGATCTCGTACCCGCTCGTACGCGACATGGACGAGAAGATGTACGAGCGCCAGCGTGGCGCGAACCTGCAGGTGGGCTCCTACGCGCACCGGCCCCTGGTGCATCGCCCCACAGAGATTCCCGCTCTCGGGAAGGCCCGCAGAGCTCGCCGACGCGGATGCCGTTCACCGACGACGACTTCGCCCCGCAGCTGGCCGCCGCCCACGAGCTGTTCGGGGAGCTGCTCGACCAGCCGGGCGTCGCCTGTCAGGATGCGATCAACGGCCTGCTCTCAGTGA
- a CDS encoding glycine cleavage T C-terminal barrel domain-containing protein: protein MSVNPDPRILLYPRIRKSPFFHASRQHGVAMYSVYNRTYHARHYGDPVAEYWSLLNGVTLWDVGVERQVEITGPDAAAFTDYLITRDLSRCAVGQCKYVFVTNEAGGILNDPVLLRLGENHFWLSLADSDVLLWAQGVAHGSDFDVTIREADVGPVQVQGPRSPEVMSALFGPSVLEIGYYRLGVYELDGMSLVVSRTGYTGEAGFEIYVRNASRDGVQLWERVMAAGSPYGLTPIGPCHIRRIEAGMLAQGCDITFDTNPFEIGMGYDWMVSLDKGADFIGKQALLRIREEGVTRKLAGVEIGGAELGSYNDGSMIEPFPVRHEGAEVGQVTSACWSPRLEKNIGYAMVPVALAELGTTLEIVTPDGTADAVVVPKPFIDPKKDLPKQVLSGTRGPQDPGGSRKSDAA, encoded by the coding sequence ATGTCCGTGAATCCAGACCCTCGGATCCTGCTGTACCCCAGGATTCGCAAGTCCCCCTTCTTCCACGCCTCCCGGCAGCATGGCGTCGCCATGTACAGCGTCTACAACCGCACGTATCATGCCCGGCACTACGGCGACCCCGTGGCGGAGTACTGGTCGCTGCTGAACGGCGTCACGCTGTGGGATGTCGGCGTCGAACGCCAGGTGGAGATCACCGGCCCCGACGCCGCTGCCTTCACCGATTACCTCATCACGCGGGACCTGAGCAGATGTGCGGTCGGGCAGTGCAAGTACGTCTTCGTGACGAACGAGGCCGGCGGCATCCTGAACGACCCGGTGCTGCTGCGCCTGGGCGAGAATCACTTCTGGCTCTCACTCGCCGACAGCGACGTCCTGCTGTGGGCCCAGGGTGTCGCCCACGGATCGGACTTCGACGTGACGATCCGCGAAGCCGACGTGGGCCCGGTGCAGGTGCAGGGACCGCGGTCCCCCGAGGTCATGAGCGCGCTGTTCGGGCCGAGCGTGCTCGAGATCGGCTACTACCGCCTCGGCGTGTACGAGCTGGACGGGATGAGCCTCGTGGTCTCCCGCACGGGCTACACCGGCGAGGCCGGGTTCGAGATCTACGTGCGGAACGCCTCGCGCGACGGTGTCCAGCTGTGGGAGAGGGTGATGGCTGCGGGCTCGCCCTACGGCCTGACGCCGATCGGCCCCTGCCACATCCGCCGCATCGAGGCGGGGATGCTCGCCCAGGGCTGCGACATCACCTTCGACACCAATCCCTTCGAGATCGGCATGGGCTACGACTGGATGGTCAGCCTCGACAAGGGCGCCGACTTCATCGGCAAGCAGGCGCTGTTGCGTATCCGTGAGGAGGGCGTGACCCGCAAGCTCGCCGGAGTGGAGATCGGCGGGGCCGAGCTCGGCAGCTACAACGACGGATCGATGATCGAGCCGTTCCCGGTGCGCCACGAGGGCGCCGAGGTCGGCCAGGTCACCTCGGCCTGCTGGTCGCCGCGGCTGGAGAAGAACATCGGATACGCGATGGTCCCGGTGGCGCTGGCAGAGCTGGGAACCACGCTGGAGATCGTCACGCCGGACGGGACGGCGGACGCCGTCGTCGTGCCCAAGCCCTTCATCGACCCGAAGAAGGACCTGCCCAAGCAGGTGCTGAGCGGCACCAGGGGTCCGCAGGACCCGGGAGGGAGCAGGAAGTCCGATGCTGCCTGA
- a CDS encoding IclR family transcriptional regulator — translation MTWETKGSVVGALDDMRTQVISPEAVRGPSVRSVDRALRVLEIIADEGEATLVRLARELGVHKSTVLRLNEDLIRHGLIEPAGGRSGYRLGAGCLRLAAAAATAATLDVSQVAQPVCDRLAEELEETCNVAVLREGMAVNVCQAEASTAIGTRNWIGQSTPPHATSNGKVLLAALDEGALRAALPARLERFTSRTVTARATLRQTLREVRAQGFAVAAEELEEGLNAVAAPIRDFTGAVVAALSVAGPGYRMTEEQFPRVRDAVMRGAAEISAQLGHRQR, via the coding sequence ATGACATGGGAGACGAAAGGGAGCGTCGTGGGCGCGCTGGACGATATGCGCACCCAGGTCATCTCTCCCGAGGCCGTCAGGGGCCCATCCGTGCGCTCCGTCGATCGCGCGCTACGCGTACTGGAGATCATCGCCGACGAGGGGGAGGCGACCCTGGTACGGCTGGCGCGCGAGCTGGGCGTCCACAAGTCCACGGTGCTGCGGCTGAACGAGGACCTGATCCGGCACGGGCTGATCGAGCCCGCCGGAGGTAGATCCGGTTACCGCCTGGGTGCCGGCTGCCTGCGACTCGCCGCGGCCGCGGCCACGGCGGCGACGCTCGACGTGAGCCAGGTCGCCCAACCGGTGTGCGATCGACTGGCCGAGGAGCTCGAGGAGACCTGCAACGTTGCGGTGCTGCGCGAGGGCATGGCGGTCAACGTCTGCCAGGCCGAGGCGTCGACGGCGATCGGCACCCGCAACTGGATCGGTCAGTCCACGCCGCCGCATGCCACCTCCAACGGCAAGGTCCTGCTGGCCGCGCTCGATGAGGGTGCGCTGCGCGCGGCGCTGCCCGCCCGGTTGGAGCGCTTCACCTCCCGCACGGTGACCGCCCGGGCGACATTGCGCCAGACGCTGCGTGAGGTGCGCGCCCAAGGTTTCGCCGTGGCGGCCGAGGAGCTGGAGGAAGGGCTGAACGCGGTGGCGGCGCCGATCCGTGACTTCACCGGCGCCGTCGTCGCGGCGCTCAGCGTCGCCGGTCCCGGCTACCGGATGACCGAGGAGCAGTTCCCGCGGGTCCGCGACGCGGTGATGCGCGGCGCCGCCGAGATCTCCGCACAGCTCGGCCACCGGCAACGCTAG
- a CDS encoding methylenetetrahydrofolate reductase, with protein MLPEALTSEALPPEALVSRWLRDPRYEVMPTDDVVDEVAAHLEAPATVTVTFSPTRSAATTVSIALRLAALGHRAVPHLAARRMRDRAELEDIAARLADGGINEVFVVGGDADSPTGAFSSAIEVVRPLREISPGLSIGVAGYPESHPHIPDAAMHGALAEKAAYADRVVSQICFSPQTTLRWACDVRARGIELDVLAGIAAPVPRGRLLRIATRIGVAQSARFLSGHPEMLRLGAGRYDPGPLLWALAEAPTPISGIHIYTFNAMAAVQRWRRSLLDPAPEAA; from the coding sequence ATGCTGCCTGAGGCCCTCACCTCCGAGGCGCTCCCCCCCGAGGCGCTGGTCAGCCGCTGGCTGCGCGACCCGCGCTACGAGGTGATGCCCACCGACGACGTCGTCGACGAGGTCGCCGCGCACCTCGAGGCGCCGGCGACCGTGACGGTGACCTTCTCCCCGACGCGCTCCGCTGCGACCACGGTCTCCATCGCCCTGCGCCTCGCGGCGCTCGGCCACCGCGCCGTCCCCCACCTCGCCGCCCGGCGGATGCGCGATCGCGCCGAGCTGGAGGACATCGCCGCGCGACTGGCGGACGGCGGCATCAACGAGGTCTTCGTCGTGGGCGGCGATGCCGACTCTCCCACGGGCGCGTTCTCCTCGGCGATCGAGGTTGTCCGGCCGCTCCGGGAGATCTCCCCCGGGCTGAGCATCGGCGTCGCCGGATATCCGGAGTCGCACCCGCACATCCCCGACGCGGCCATGCACGGCGCGCTGGCCGAGAAGGCGGCGTACGCGGACAGGGTGGTCAGTCAGATCTGCTTCTCCCCGCAGACGACGCTCCGCTGGGCCTGCGACGTACGCGCCCGTGGGATCGAGCTGGATGTGCTCGCCGGGATCGCCGCGCCCGTACCGCGAGGGCGGCTCCTGCGCATTGCGACGCGGATCGGCGTCGCGCAGTCGGCGCGCTTCCTCTCCGGCCACCCGGAGATGCTCCGGCTGGGCGCAGGGCGCTACGATCCCGGCCCGCTGCTGTGGGCTCTGGCCGAGGCCCCGACCCCGATCTCGGGTATCCACATCTACACCTTCAACGCGATGGCGGCCGTCCAGCGATGGCGGCGCAGCCTGCTGGACCCAGCGCCGGAGGCAGCATGA
- a CDS encoding formate--tetrahydrofolate ligase has translation MTNALSTEASRAHSLTLSQQATLAPMRDIAAGMGIDEELVEPYGRGAAKIDLATVEQLSARPRAKYVVVTAITPTPLGEGKTTTVIGLGQGLNRTGRSATIAIRQPSMGPTLGIKGGGAGGGRSQVVPMERLNLHLTGDIHAVTAAHNQLAAQIDNHLFRGSRSGLAPDRVTWRRALDVNDRALRTIVAGLGARTDGPTRQSGFDITAASEVMATLALTTSLQDLRERLGRIVVGYTRDGEPVTAERIGAAGAMTVLLREAIKPNLMQTMENTPALVHCGPFGNIATGNSSVVADLIGIHTGEFLVTEAGFAADMGAERFFNIKCRVSGLIPDAAVVVATVRALKAHSGRHRVIAGRPLPQGLLEENPDDVRAGADNLRAQLAIIRHHGVTPVVAINAFPNDHASEVAAIREIAAEEGVRCAASTHFADGGRGAEELAEAVAEAVTEPATSSFRLLYPDEAPLREKIDLIAREIYGADGVDFSATAAADIDGFQSAGYGRLPICVAKTHLSLSSDPALKGAPRGWRLPVREVRLSAGAGFVYPICGTMQTMPGLGSAPAAESIDIDSDGNTVGLF, from the coding sequence ATGACGAACGCGCTGAGCACCGAGGCCTCGCGGGCGCACAGCCTCACGCTCTCCCAGCAGGCGACGCTGGCGCCGATGCGGGACATCGCCGCCGGGATGGGGATCGACGAGGAACTGGTGGAGCCCTACGGCCGCGGGGCGGCGAAGATCGACCTCGCCACCGTTGAGCAGCTCTCCGCACGCCCCCGGGCGAAGTACGTCGTCGTCACCGCGATCACACCCACCCCGCTCGGCGAGGGCAAGACCACCACCGTGATCGGGCTCGGCCAAGGGCTGAACCGCACCGGTCGCAGTGCGACGATCGCGATCCGGCAGCCGTCGATGGGCCCCACGCTCGGCATCAAGGGCGGCGGGGCCGGCGGCGGACGCAGCCAGGTCGTGCCGATGGAGCGGCTGAATCTCCACCTGACCGGCGACATCCACGCCGTGACCGCTGCGCACAACCAACTCGCCGCACAGATCGACAACCATCTGTTCCGCGGCAGCCGGTCCGGGCTCGCCCCCGACAGGGTGACCTGGCGCCGCGCCCTCGACGTCAACGATCGCGCCCTGCGGACCATCGTGGCGGGGCTCGGCGCCCGCACTGACGGCCCGACCCGGCAGTCGGGCTTCGACATCACCGCCGCCAGCGAGGTCATGGCCACGCTCGCGCTGACCACCTCCCTGCAGGATCTACGCGAACGGCTGGGCCGGATCGTAGTCGGGTACACCCGCGACGGCGAGCCCGTCACAGCGGAGCGGATCGGCGCCGCCGGCGCCATGACCGTACTGCTGCGCGAGGCAATCAAGCCGAACCTGATGCAGACGATGGAGAACACTCCCGCCCTGGTGCACTGCGGCCCCTTCGGGAACATCGCCACCGGGAACTCGTCCGTGGTGGCGGACCTGATCGGCATCCACACCGGGGAGTTCCTCGTCACCGAAGCGGGCTTTGCCGCCGACATGGGCGCGGAGCGGTTCTTCAACATCAAGTGCCGCGTCTCCGGGCTGATCCCGGACGCCGCCGTGGTGGTCGCCACCGTGCGAGCGCTGAAGGCCCACTCCGGCCGACACCGCGTGATCGCGGGCAGGCCCCTGCCGCAAGGCCTGCTTGAGGAGAACCCGGACGACGTGCGGGCCGGAGCCGACAACCTGCGCGCCCAGCTCGCGATCATCCGGCACCATGGCGTGACACCCGTCGTCGCGATCAACGCCTTTCCGAACGACCACGCCTCCGAGGTCGCCGCGATCCGCGAGATCGCCGCCGAGGAGGGCGTACGCTGTGCCGCCTCGACGCACTTCGCCGACGGCGGACGCGGTGCCGAGGAACTGGCGGAGGCCGTCGCCGAGGCGGTCACGGAGCCGGCGACGTCCTCCTTCCGGCTGCTGTACCCGGATGAGGCGCCGCTACGGGAGAAGATCGACCTCATCGCCCGGGAGATCTACGGCGCCGACGGCGTGGACTTCTCCGCCACGGCAGCCGCGGACATCGACGGATTCCAGAGCGCTGGATACGGTCGGCTGCCGATCTGCGTCGCCAAGACGCACCTGTCGCTCTCGTCCGACCCGGCGCTGAAAGGCGCGCCGCGCGGCTGGCGGCTGCCGGTGCGCGAGGTGCGGCTGTCCGCAGGGGCGGGTTTCGTCTATCCGATCTGCGGAACCATGCAGACCATGCCGGGACTCGGCTCCGCACCGGCCGCGGAATCGATCGACATCGACTCAGACGGGAACACCGTGGGGCTGTTCTGA